A DNA window from Daucus carota subsp. sativus chromosome 3, DH1 v3.0, whole genome shotgun sequence contains the following coding sequences:
- the LOC108212712 gene encoding non-classical arabinogalactan protein 30, producing MAINFKLSFILSLVLLVSALAFSTAAEAEGSKAPKKNINVVVEGMVYCQSCKQIGSWKVSHNNPIYDASVSVFCRGDDNGGVNYYKTFNTNTEGYFYAELKGFKISEDSLDVPINSCYVRVVSSPNVYCNYPTNVDYGFSGLGSPLKYENKTISYKDRYKAVVYAAGPLAFRPVDCSPFAKKP from the coding sequence ATGGCAATCAACTTCAAACTCTCATTCATCCTCTCACTAGTTCTTCTGGTCTCTGCATTGGCCTTCTCAACTGCGGCCGAAGCCGAGGGCTCAAAGGCCCCGAAGAAAAATATCAACGTGGTGGTAGAAGGCATGGTATATTGTCAGAGTTGCAAGCAAATAGGGTCATGGAAGGTGTCGCATAACAACCCTATATACGACGCTTCTGTCAGCGTCTTCTGCAGAGGCGACGATAATGGAGGCGTCAATTATTACAAAACGTTCAATACAAATACGGAGGGGTATTTTTATGCTGAATTGAAAGGATTCAAGATTAGTGAGGACAGTCTAGACGTGCCGATTAATTCGTGTTATGTCAGAGTTGTTTCGTCGCCTAATGTCTATTGCAACTATCCGACAAATGTGGATTATGGATTTAGTGGTCTGGGAAGCCCTCTAAAGTACGAAAACAAGACCATTTCCTACAAAGATCGCTACAAGGCTGTGGTTTATGCTGCTGGTCCTTTGGCTTTTCGTCCCGTGGATTGTTCTCCTTTCGCCAAAAAACCCTAA